A stretch of Carya illinoinensis cultivar Pawnee chromosome 14, C.illinoinensisPawnee_v1, whole genome shotgun sequence DNA encodes these proteins:
- the LOC122294627 gene encoding putative invertase inhibitor — protein MRLPFFYLSLTIWFFLMFSTFHAKNANNLIPETCKKCAQKDPNLIYNFCVTSLQAAPGSYSASNLRELGKISINLINLNVTNTTRSVKKLLASKKLDPYVKACLNDCYDLYSGAGTASKQAMKDYKNKRYEDANIEVSSIIDASTTCEDGFKEKKGVVSPLTKINNSTFQLSAIALSIISMLS, from the coding sequence ATGAGGCTTCCCTTCTTTTACCTCTCCCTCACTATTTGGTTCTTCCTCATGTTCTCCACCTTCCATGCCAAAAATGCCAACAATCTCATCCCAGAAACCTGCAAAAAATGCGCGCAGAAGGATCCAAACCTAATCTACAACTTCTGTGTGACCTCTCTGCAAGCAGCCCCAGGAAGCTACAGTGCTTCCAATCTTCGTGAACTTGGAAAGATCTCGATCAACTTAATCAACCTCAACGTTACAAACACGACGCGCAGCGTGAAGAAGCTCCTGGCGAGCAAAAAATTGGACCCTTATGTTAAGGCGTGCTTGAATGACTGCTATGATCTGTATTCCGGTGCTGGTACTGCGAGCAAACAAGCCATGAAAGACTACAAGAACAAACGCTACGAAGATGCCAACATCGAAGTGAGTTCGATCATCGATGCCTCTACAACCTGTGAAGACGGTTTCAAGGAGAAGAAAGGTGTGGTTTCACCTTTGACAAAGATAAACAACAGTACGTTCCAGTTGTCTGCTATTGCGCTTTCGATTATCAGTATGCTAAGTTAA